One genomic window of Arachis hypogaea cultivar Tifrunner chromosome 8, arahy.Tifrunner.gnm2.J5K5, whole genome shotgun sequence includes the following:
- the LOC112706220 gene encoding zinc-finger homeodomain protein 2 isoform X3 has product MEFDEHEDQEEEEMGIPEPPPAPQGYDSFGNSAARSKSEGGGGGAAAVTPGRKGGTAVRYRECQKNHAVSIGGHAVDGCCEFLAAGEEGTLEAVICAACNCHRNFHRKEIDGETSPYHQNTPRPQQPPQPPLHHHQYHQHHQFSPYYHRAPPPPTGGYLHLSTPPVSQHRPLALPAAASGGGGFYKEEEDMSNPSSSGGGGGGSGSGTKKRFRTKFTQEQKDKMLAFAEQLGWRIQKHDESAVENFCAETGVKRHVLKVWMHNNKHTLVRYLHCVMKTRYLVHHYY; this is encoded by the exons ATGGAATTTGACGAGCACGAagaccaagaggaagaggaaatggGGATCCCGGAGCCGCCGCCTGCGCCGCAGGGTTATGACTCGTTTGGAAACTCGGCGGCGAGGTCCAAAtcagaaggaggaggaggaggagctgCCGCCGTGACACCTGGTCGGAAAGGTGGAACCGCCGTCAGGTACAGAGAATGTCAGAAGAATCACGCGGTCAGTATCGGCGGCCACGCCGTTGACGGTTGCTGCGAGTTTCTAGCCGCCGGAGAGGAAGGAACACTGGAGGCCGTGATCTGCGCTGCCTGCAACTGCCACCGCAATTTCCACCGCAAAGAGATCGACGGCGAGACAAGCCCCTACCACCAGAACACTCCTCGGCCTCAGCAACCGCCGCAACCGCCTCTGCATCACCACCAGTACCACCAACACCATCAATTCTCCCCTTACTACCACCGCGCACCGCCTCCTCCTACCGGCGGATACCTCCACCTGTCAACTCCGCCGGTGTCGCAGCACCGGCCTCTAGCTCTTCCAGCAGCCGCATCAGGCGGCGGTGGATTCTACAAAGAGGAAGAAGACATGTCAAACCCTAGCAgcagcggcggcggcggcggcggtagCGGAAGCGGAACAAAGAAGAGGTTTAGAACGAAATTCACACAGGAGCAGAAGGATAAGATGCTTGCATTCGCAGAGCAGTTAGGGTGGAGAATCCAGAAGCATGATGAATCTGCAGTTGAGAATTTCTGCGCTGAAACCGGTGTTAAGAGACATGTTCTCAAGGTTTGGATGCATAACAATAAGCACACTCTCG tCAGGTACTTGCATTGTGTTATGAAGACGAGGTACCtcgtccaccattattattaa
- the LOC112706220 gene encoding zinc-finger homeodomain protein 2 isoform X1 yields MEFDEHEDQEEEEMGIPEPPPAPQGYDSFGNSAARSKSEGGGGGAAAVTPGRKGGTAVRYRECQKNHAVSIGGHAVDGCCEFLAAGEEGTLEAVICAACNCHRNFHRKEIDGETSPYHQNTPRPQQPPQPPLHHHQYHQHHQFSPYYHRAPPPPTGGYLHLSTPPVSQHRPLALPAAASGGGGFYKEEEDMSNPSSSGGGGGGSGSGTKKRFRTKFTQEQKDKMLAFAEQLGWRIQKHDESAVENFCAETGVKRHVLKVWMHNNKHTLEEYGGERVWHAEKSSVIFS; encoded by the exons ATGGAATTTGACGAGCACGAagaccaagaggaagaggaaatggGGATCCCGGAGCCGCCGCCTGCGCCGCAGGGTTATGACTCGTTTGGAAACTCGGCGGCGAGGTCCAAAtcagaaggaggaggaggaggagctgCCGCCGTGACACCTGGTCGGAAAGGTGGAACCGCCGTCAGGTACAGAGAATGTCAGAAGAATCACGCGGTCAGTATCGGCGGCCACGCCGTTGACGGTTGCTGCGAGTTTCTAGCCGCCGGAGAGGAAGGAACACTGGAGGCCGTGATCTGCGCTGCCTGCAACTGCCACCGCAATTTCCACCGCAAAGAGATCGACGGCGAGACAAGCCCCTACCACCAGAACACTCCTCGGCCTCAGCAACCGCCGCAACCGCCTCTGCATCACCACCAGTACCACCAACACCATCAATTCTCCCCTTACTACCACCGCGCACCGCCTCCTCCTACCGGCGGATACCTCCACCTGTCAACTCCGCCGGTGTCGCAGCACCGGCCTCTAGCTCTTCCAGCAGCCGCATCAGGCGGCGGTGGATTCTACAAAGAGGAAGAAGACATGTCAAACCCTAGCAgcagcggcggcggcggcggcggtagCGGAAGCGGAACAAAGAAGAGGTTTAGAACGAAATTCACACAGGAGCAGAAGGATAAGATGCTTGCATTCGCAGAGCAGTTAGGGTGGAGAATCCAGAAGCATGATGAATCTGCAGTTGAGAATTTCTGCGCTGAAACCGGTGTTAAGAGACATGTTCTCAAGGTTTGGATGCATAACAATAAGCACACTCTCG AAGAGTATGGAGGTGAACGTGTATGGCATGCAGAGAAAAGCAGTGTTATCTTCTCCTGA
- the LOC112708340 gene encoding uncharacterized protein, which yields MTGLKSNIPPLKAFGILLDPRYKLDYLSWCLEDIYDKEVATSITTFVKFTLETLYKFYSKEIVEDKVLNDVGGPSRDVLDDKDTGQSSAKGVAANRVNLCKKQKREKANADSKSNVEKYLAEDPVEVEDENFDILA from the exons ATGACGGGATTAAAGAGCAACATTCCTCCATTGAAAGCATTCGGAATACTGTTAG ATCCTCGATACAAACTTGATTATCTATCGTGGTGTTTGGAGGATATATATGATAAGGAAGTGGCTACTAGTATAACTACttttgtgaaatttacattgGAGACATTgtacaaattttattcaaaagaaattgTAGAAGATAAAGTTCTTAATGATGTTGGTGGTCCCTCTAGAGATGTTTTGGATGATAAAGATACTGGTCAATCTAGTGCTAAGGGTGTTGCTGCAAATAGAGTGAATTTGTGCAAAAAACAAAAGAGGGAAAAAGCTAATGCAGATAGCAAATCAAATGTTGAGAAATATTTGGCCGAAGATCCTGTGGAAGTGGAAGATGAGAATTTTGATATATTGGCTTAG
- the LOC112706221 gene encoding serine/threonine-protein kinase-like protein At1g28390: MGYLSCNADSAIATCDPNYCHFKNRKTNNLLQIRHFPYSDILAATKTFSADTFLGKGSHGSVYKATLDGGKLIAAVKKTKHAKPSSRRHQSTAAASCTGCGNCTSPAENEIEILSRVFSPRRLVNLIGFCTDPSNGGKLIVVEYMPNGSLHDLLHSPVRPPGWTARVRLIDGAWNARLGDFGLALRGHVEDVRVKCTPPAGTLGYLDPCYLAPEDLSAKSDVFSFGILLLEILSGRNAIDVNFSPPSVVDWAVPLIERGEFAVICDRRIGAPSDKEVVRMVAVMAAMCVRSTAEKRPSMEEVVQCLKIARKRMRAAPIWSGLRWRVRRVESEKRLEWEARECDSYYDRSEEEVVRAAKGGVSRRKKNRKVSNVTGAEYYGRPSSNHVVRSKSIGAGSLKVNSDSGSSRSQQNGSGFVRRRSKLNKSRSMGVLQGSSRLSSHYYESDPIHSLETAMLSKWVITDKLEKKLLEKPLVNSVGIN, translated from the coding sequence ATGGGTTATCTCTCTTGCAATGCCGACTCTGCAATCGCCACCTGTGACCCTAACTACTGCCATTTCAAGAACCGCAAAACCAACAACCTCCTTCAAATCCGCCACTTCCCTTACTCCGACATCCTCGCCGCAACTAAAACCTTCTCCGCCGATACCTTCCTCGGCAAAGGCAGCCACGGCAGCGTCTACAAAGCTACACTCGACGGCGGCAAGCTCATCGCCGCCGTCAAGAAAACTAAGCACGCCAAACCATCATCACGCCGTCACCAAAGTACCGCTGCAGCATCTTGCACCGGTTGCGGCAACTGCACCAGCCCGGCGGAGAACGAGATCGAGATCCTCTCACGCGTCTTTAGCCCCCGCCGGCTAGTGAACCTCATCGGATTCTGCACCGATCCAAGCAACGGCGGCAAGCTCATCGTCGTCGAGTACATGCCGAACGGCTCCCTCCACGACCTCCTACACTCGCCGGTCCGACCGCCCGGTTGGACCGCACGCGTCCGGCTCATCGACGGAGCGTGGAACGCGAGGCTCGGAGACTTTGGGCTCGCGCTGAGAGGACACGTGGAGGACGTGCGCGTGAAGTGCACACCGCCAGCTGGCACGTTAGGGTACCTTGATCCTTGCTATCTTGCGCCCGAGGATCTGAGCGCTAAGAGCGACGTCTTCAGCTTCGGGATCTTGCTGTTAGAGATTCTCAGCGGCAGGAACGCCATCGACGTGAACTTCAGTCCGCCATCGGTGGTCGACTGGGCAGTGCCGTTGATTGAGAGAGGAGAGTTCGCCGTCATTTGCGACAGGCGGATCGGAGCGCCGTCGGATAAAGAGGTGGTTCGAATGGTGGCGGTGATGGCGGCCATGTGCGTGAGGTCCACGGCGGAGAAGAGGCCGTCGATGGAGGAGGTTGTGCAGTGCTTGAAGATTGCAAGGAAGAGAATGCGGGCGGCGCCGATATGGAGTGGATTGAGGTGGCGCGTGAGGCGCGTGGAAAGTGAGAAACGGTTAGAATGGGAAGCGCGTGAGTGTGACAGTTATTACGATAGGAGTGAGGAGGAGGTAGTGAGAGCGGCGAAGGGTGGTGTGAGTAGAAGGAAGAAAAACAGGAAGGTATCCAATGTGACGGGTGCAGAGTATTATGGTAGACCCTCATCCAATCATGTAGTGAGGTCAAAGTCAATTGGTGCGGGTTCTCTGAAAGTAAATTCGGATTCGGGAAGTTCGCGGTCGCAACAAAACGGGTCGGGTTTCGTGAGGAGAAGGTCGAAGCTGAACAAGTCTAGGTCCATGGGGGTGTTGCAAGGTTCTTCTCGTTTATCATCACATTATTATGAAAGTGATCCAATACATTCGTTAGAAACGGCAATGTTGTCTAAGTGGGTCATTACGGATAAGTTGGAAAAAAAACTGCTTGAGAAACCGTTAGTTAATTctgttggaattaattaa
- the LOC112706220 gene encoding zinc-finger homeodomain protein 2 isoform X2, which translates to MEFDEHEDQEEEEMGIPEPPPAPQGYDSFGNSAARSKSEGGGGGAAAVTPGRKGGTAVRYRECQKNHAVSIGGHAVDGCCEFLAAGEEGTLEAVICAACNCHRNFHRKEIDGETSPYHQNTPRPQQPPQPPLHHHQYHQHHQFSPYYHRAPPPPTGGYLHLSTPPVSQHRPLALPAAASGGGGFYKEEEDMSNPSSSGGGGGGSGSGTKKRFRTKFTQEQKDKMLAFAEQLGWRIQKHDESAVENFCAETGVKRHVLKVWMHNNKHTLEYGGERVWHAEKSSVIFS; encoded by the exons ATGGAATTTGACGAGCACGAagaccaagaggaagaggaaatggGGATCCCGGAGCCGCCGCCTGCGCCGCAGGGTTATGACTCGTTTGGAAACTCGGCGGCGAGGTCCAAAtcagaaggaggaggaggaggagctgCCGCCGTGACACCTGGTCGGAAAGGTGGAACCGCCGTCAGGTACAGAGAATGTCAGAAGAATCACGCGGTCAGTATCGGCGGCCACGCCGTTGACGGTTGCTGCGAGTTTCTAGCCGCCGGAGAGGAAGGAACACTGGAGGCCGTGATCTGCGCTGCCTGCAACTGCCACCGCAATTTCCACCGCAAAGAGATCGACGGCGAGACAAGCCCCTACCACCAGAACACTCCTCGGCCTCAGCAACCGCCGCAACCGCCTCTGCATCACCACCAGTACCACCAACACCATCAATTCTCCCCTTACTACCACCGCGCACCGCCTCCTCCTACCGGCGGATACCTCCACCTGTCAACTCCGCCGGTGTCGCAGCACCGGCCTCTAGCTCTTCCAGCAGCCGCATCAGGCGGCGGTGGATTCTACAAAGAGGAAGAAGACATGTCAAACCCTAGCAgcagcggcggcggcggcggcggtagCGGAAGCGGAACAAAGAAGAGGTTTAGAACGAAATTCACACAGGAGCAGAAGGATAAGATGCTTGCATTCGCAGAGCAGTTAGGGTGGAGAATCCAGAAGCATGATGAATCTGCAGTTGAGAATTTCTGCGCTGAAACCGGTGTTAAGAGACATGTTCTCAAGGTTTGGATGCATAACAATAAGCACACTCTCG AGTATGGAGGTGAACGTGTATGGCATGCAGAGAAAAGCAGTGTTATCTTCTCCTGA